A window of the Harmonia axyridis chromosome 5, icHarAxyr1.1, whole genome shotgun sequence genome harbors these coding sequences:
- the LOC123680116 gene encoding uncharacterized protein LOC123680116 isoform X3 — MCTVLDHLKNVINQIDDGCCSGPCPPACPPQACPMVNCMPFAQVLISKPPPILAPTRPQPVIPLRLPCPPSNKPRQMTEEEALRWRYSNFYNNYNIDWHADGPGCKKGDGKCRAPPGSFTVSGENPCCPRPCSAPSCQDYCPTGFKTCTMRLTPPPCCDPCGTWTAEIQKCPPKPRKKLLPLPYIPVNMKGC, encoded by the exons ATGTGTACGGTTTTGGATCATCTTAAAAACGTAATAAACCAAATTGACGATGG GTGCTGTTCTGGACCATGTCCTCCAGCATGTCCACCTCAAGCTTGTCCTATGGTTAACTGTATGCCTTTTGCACAAGTTCTTATATCTAAACCACCACCAATACTGGCCCCAACCAGACCGCAACCTGTTATACCTTTAAGATTACCATGTCCACCATCCAACAAGCCAAGACAA ATGACAGAAGAGGAGGCTTTGCGATGGAGATACTCAAATTTCTATAATAATTACAACATAGACTGGCACGCTGACGGACCTGGTTGCAAAAAAGGAGACGGGAAGTGTAGGGCGCCACCAGGATCTTTCACAGTGTCAGGGGAAAATCCATGCTGTCCTCGCCCTTGCTCAGCTCCATCCTGCCAAGATTACTGCCCTACAGGATTCAAAACTTGCACTATGCGTTTAACGCCCCCACCCTGTTGCGACCCCTGCGGAACGTGGACCGCTGAAATTCAAAAGTGCCCGCCGAAACCCCGGAAGAAA CTTTTGCCATTGCCGTACATACCGGTCAACATGAAAGGGTGTTGA
- the LOC123680116 gene encoding uncharacterized protein LOC123680116 isoform X1 yields the protein MCTVLDHLKNVINQIDDGCCSGPCPPACPPQACPMVNCMPFAQVLISKPPPILAPTRPQPVIPLRLPCPPSNKPRQMTEEEALRWRYSNFYNNYNIDWHADGPGCKKGDGKCRAPPGSFTVSGENPCCPRPCSAPSCQDYCPTGFKTCTMRLTPPPCCDPCGTWTAEIQKCPPKPRKKVSYWYTPGPCTRPCCLHWRPKEGPCLYDAPCKAHCYNHPPGIKPSRKYPCP from the exons ATGTGTACGGTTTTGGATCATCTTAAAAACGTAATAAACCAAATTGACGATGG GTGCTGTTCTGGACCATGTCCTCCAGCATGTCCACCTCAAGCTTGTCCTATGGTTAACTGTATGCCTTTTGCACAAGTTCTTATATCTAAACCACCACCAATACTGGCCCCAACCAGACCGCAACCTGTTATACCTTTAAGATTACCATGTCCACCATCCAACAAGCCAAGACAA ATGACAGAAGAGGAGGCTTTGCGATGGAGATACTCAAATTTCTATAATAATTACAACATAGACTGGCACGCTGACGGACCTGGTTGCAAAAAAGGAGACGGGAAGTGTAGGGCGCCACCAGGATCTTTCACAGTGTCAGGGGAAAATCCATGCTGTCCTCGCCCTTGCTCAGCTCCATCCTGCCAAGATTACTGCCCTACAGGATTCAAAACTTGCACTATGCGTTTAACGCCCCCACCCTGTTGCGACCCCTGCGGAACGTGGACCGCTGAAATTCAAAAGTGCCCGCCGAAACCCCGGAAGAAAGTAAGTTATTGGTACACTCCTGGCCCGTGTACTAGGCCCTGTTGTCTTCACTGGAGGCCCAAAGAGGGGCCCTGTTTGTACGACGCGCCTTGCAAGGCTCACTGTTATAACCATCCTCCCGGCATAAAACCGTCCAGGAAATATCCGTGTCCCTAA